Below is a genomic region from Flexibacter flexilis DSM 6793.
TGATTTTGAGGATTTTTTACGACAATGTTTGTAGAACCTGACCCACAAACGGCTGTCGTTTGCGCGTATGCCGACAATACTTTTCCTTCTTTGAGTAGCGCATTAATTTCACTGATATTCAAAGCTCTGCGATAAATACGAATATCGTCAAATACTCCTTTAGACAATGGGTCTGAATAATTACTCTTGGCGATATAATTGCTTGTACGAGCAATATCAGCATAAGTAACACTTTCATCAAATGCCACTTGTACTCCATTCAAATACACTTTACCCATTCCATTGGAGTTATTATCTACTTGTAGCGTAAGCATTGCCCATTCATTCAGGGCAAAACCTGTGGCAGTAGAAGCCATCGCACCAGTAGTAACATTGCCATTCACAATCGTACCATTAGGGGTGTTGAGTGTGCCAGCTCCATTGTTCAATGCAAAAATAATTCCATTAGATGGGCCAACTCCAAAATCAATCAAACGTGAATAATTACGTCTTTCGCTCAACTTCACCCAAGCATTTACGGTAAAGGCTTTACCGAAATAATTAGCCGAAGGAAGGGATACATAATCATCTCCTCCATCAAAATTGATGGCTTTATTCGCTTGTCCCAAACGATTGGTAGTATAAATCGGATTACCGAAGGCCGTACCATTGCGACCATTTCCGCTTGCGTCTGTTACATCGCCATCAAAAGGCAAGTAAAGAGCCAAACTGTCAGTAGCAGGCATGGGAATAGGCTGACCAATATCCACAATGCCTTCTACCGTAACAGGTACTGCCTGCGATACTGCCGAGGTACAACCCGCCGAAGTAACCGCTTTTACCGTATAACTACCTGAATAATTGGCAGCAAAAGTAGCTCCATTACCCGACTGTAACACACCATCTTTATACCAAACATAACTTACAGCATTTGCCGCAGAAGCAACCAACGTACTCTTTGCACAATTAGATGAAGATACAGCGATTGTTGGTAATGCAGCGGCAGGAGCCATGCTCACACTGTAAGAACCCGTCAATTGTTGCGTTGTAGTGCCCTGTACCGCATACAGCGTAAAAGTAGTGTTTGCCGTTACGTTACCAGTATTCAACACCAAACTATCCTCAACGGCAGCAGTGGCACTTGCCACAATCGTAGAGCCATTGCGCAACTGATACGTTACTTGATTTTGTGGGTTTTTAACGATGATATTAGTCGAGCCTCCTCCACAAAGCAAGGAAGATTGCACATAAGCAGACAATACTTTTCCTTCTTTGTGCAGCGCATTGATTTCACTTATGCTCAATACGCGACGGTAAATACGAATATCATCAAACGCTCCTTTTGCGATAGAATCGCCATAGGTACTTTTACCAATAAGGTTAAAATTACGAACCACATTGGCGTAAGTAACGCTTTCGTCGAATGCCACTTGTACGCCATTCAGGTACACACGACCGATGCCATCCACATTGCCATCTACCTGCATAGTAAGCATGGCCCATTCGTTTAGGGCAAAACCTACGGTAGAAGATGCCATGTTCGCCGTAGTAGTTGTACCATTCACAATCGTACCATTAGGGGTGTTTAGTGTGCCAGCTCCATTGTTTAGAGCCAAAATAATGGTTTCGGAAGTTGAGCCAGCCCCAAATTGCATGAAACGAGCATAAGGACGGCGTTTGGCTAATTTCACCCAGCCATTAATCGTAAATCCTGTACCGAAATAGTTACCAGCCACAGGCACAGAAACATAATCATCTCCTCCATCAAAATTGATGGCTTTATTTGCCTGTCCCAAACGGTTCGTTGTATAGACAGGATCGCCAAAGGTCATTCCATTTCGACCATTACCGCTTGCATCTGTTACGTTACCATCAAATGGCAAATAAAGTGTCAAACTATCATTAGAAGGCATAGGAATAGGTTGTCCAATGTCCACAATATTAATAGCGGCGGTTTGCGCAACAGTATTCAAACTACTTGCGTTTGGCTTTGTATGTCCATTTCCGCTAGCATTGTTATTTTGCTTAGAGCCCGTAGAATTACTTAATGGCCTAGCGTAGGCAATCGAAGTAACAGCCAGAGCAACAAGCCAGAACGATAAAGTTTTCTTTTTCATGGAGTATTTGACTTTTGTTGTAAGAAAATTGAATAGTATATGAAATATCACTTCATTGATTTTCACAAAAGTATCTTACATGCACACCGTATATTATAGCGTCTTAACCAAAAGCCATTTCAACTTTATCAAAATACGTTTTTATCTTACTAAACTAATTGTTTAACTTAAAAGGCCACAAATATTAAAATTCCAATAAAATAATTCGGTTAGTAGTTATGTCTTTTTATTACAGCCAGCAAATCCCACACACCATTCTTTTACTTAACACTCCACACATCAAAATTTTTCAGGGCAAAGGTTACTTTAGGCCAAATAAATTATTAAGCACAACGAATTACTAAAATCACAATTACAATGAAAAAAATACATTTTTTCGCATGGATAACTATGCTCTTTTTGGTAACCTCTTGCGGCCAAGCTCACAAATCAGGGGCACCGGCTCTTGACGAACAACGTGCAGAATCCGCCGCCAGTGCCACCGATTCCGCCAGTGCAGTAGCAGCCAATCAGCCAGAAGCCTCTGGTATAGCAGGTCAAGAAGGCATTAAAGGAAAGCCTTTTATTTTGCAGTCGAATACCCGCGCACAAGTCAAAAACCTGCGCCAAACCAACACACAAATCGAACGCCTAACGCATCAGCTTGGCGGCTACCTCACGGTTTCTAACCTGACCAGCAATGTACTGTATCAGGACGAAACGCCCGTAAGTGCTGATTCTTTGCTGGTTACC
It encodes:
- a CDS encoding LamG-like jellyroll fold domain-containing protein, which produces MKKKTLSFWLVALAVTSIAYARPLSNSTGSKQNNNASGNGHTKPNASSLNTVAQTAAINIVDIGQPIPMPSNDSLTLYLPFDGNVTDASGNGRNGMTFGDPVYTTNRLGQANKAINFDGGDDYVSVPVAGNYFGTGFTINGWVKLAKRRPYARFMQFGAGSTSETIILALNNGAGTLNTPNGTIVNGTTTTANMASSTVGFALNEWAMLTMQVDGNVDGIGRVYLNGVQVAFDESVTYANVVRNFNLIGKSTYGDSIAKGAFDDIRIYRRVLSISEINALHKEGKVLSAYVQSSLLCGGGSTNIIVKNPQNQVTYQLRNGSTIVASATAAVEDSLVLNTGNVTANTTFTLYAVQGTTTQQLTGSYSVSMAPAAALPTIAVSSSNCAKSTLVASAANAVSYVWYKDGVLQSGNGATFAANYSGSYTVKAVTSAGCTSAVSQAVPVTVEGIVDIGQPIPMPATDSLALYLPFDGDVTDASGNGRNGTAFGNPIYTTNRLGQANKAINFDGGDDYVSLPSANYFGKAFTVNAWVKLSERRNYSRLIDFGVGPSNGIIFALNNGAGTLNTPNGTIVNGNVTTGAMASTATGFALNEWAMLTLQVDNNSNGMGKVYLNGVQVAFDESVTYADIARTSNYIAKSNYSDPLSKGVFDDIRIYRRALNISEINALLKEGKVLSAYAQTTAVCGSGSTNIVVKNPQNQVTYQLRNGSTVVASATASVEDSLILSTGNITATSTFDVYAVKGSCSMKLTGASYTIISASAAAPVISTSSGSICGNSTTLSVSNPVEGVTYLWSNNATGSSITITQSGNYTVRTIVGSCTSAVSQAVSISVNSVPSVNVISSATEVCQGQGIVFSATGGSSYLWKKDGVVQAGSDWAYTAYTSGSYTVQAISAAGCTSAVSQAIAITVKPMPATTVSVNGLVLSVTPTPNAIYQWYLNNNPIIGATQATYTAVANGVYMVRITLNGCAAMSFDKMITTVSIKDVIDSQVKVYPNPSAGRVMVETSELSEVSVIVLDQLGRQIQAHTATDNITEINLTRGLYFVQVRSKEGVSIKKIVIE